Proteins found in one Labeo rohita strain BAU-BD-2019 chromosome 11, IGBB_LRoh.1.0, whole genome shotgun sequence genomic segment:
- the mst1rb gene encoding macrophage-stimulating protein receptor: protein MVHWATHLVTCVWIQALMSSALDTCPPTAPIAVDFSVLYPMPYFQTRNPIQNIVTNSHFQEIYVASKNIIEAVNITLGKLWELRTGPVGSPECEICDLCDIARDPFHEDTDNEVLLLDTFLMYLYSCGSSQYGVCYFHQLSENGNSPGPSKCLFRKKFNSPQFCPDCIASPLGTKVSMVEEGQTVYFFVAATVNNSVTQKYGRMSISVRRPVATEDGFYTDVRGLTVLPALRQTYSIEYTYSFYTQDFVYFLSVQREKTDLDSSPFQTRLGRLPRHEWEMRRYREIVLECRFEPKRRRRSNGSEPFKDVVYNVVQAAHFGKAGRELADELGAEEEDDILYGVFAVTDDSGVPEHDSALCAFPMDTVNTAIDDGVEDCCKSGPEQLSRGLCHFQPCESCPHESMEHNMTCRDQPTLVSQPYYRVDLFNRQMRGVLLTSLLVTSIENKTVAHIGTSDGRLLQLVLRRSSPVIFANYSLVENQKVSSTAAVLSTDHLLFVVGDKMIQVPQRGPGCRHFLTCAMCLIAPKFMGCGWCSGQCTWASECRTHWGNESCPPVITEFFPKTAPPDGQSEMTLCGWEFQSPLRPAITTRTHEVKLGETTCVVQPHKSNSTHLLCKIRSGAAEPLFKTVNVTAKVHEGRVEGRYSIEGSAEMPGFTFVVPNITEVQPDYGPVNGGTLITITGPYLDSGKNRKVTLDGETCPIQSVSVVRGNLSSIVCLSQPVTEVKDVVLRVYIDKSRVVTTKVFRYKKTPEILAVLPDCSFDSGSRIIIEGRNLDSVYRTVVYFKPKESHLKPVSTECRGKAKPTQMECITPVFHRDETEEGELSFDMDGVLGLWKQDFSYHPYGRPIPFETEGHILRLYPGFDEVSLHHQKLNLVSSCMSITMTVGDVDCGAKVLDNEITCRIPNNLTIPSEGLPVKVTVNGYTHNVGTVILVSNHYMVGIVLGILAALVTGAVMAFIVLKHLRKQKKASQAENRLSYFSHSHSRNNSVDLCPIGDYRRELPLTNITAPTGAVAFPGLAYTGTLDTSLTPLMPPEKISITSFRPELLEEVKDVLIPASMLKVHHHQIIGKGHFGTVYHGYLTDHNNREIHCAVKSLNRITDVEEVEQFLKEGILMKGFHHSNVLSLLGILLPEEGLPLVVLPYMKHGDLRHFIRCEKRNPTVKDLIGFGLQVAKGMEYLAQKKFVHRDLAARNCMLDESYTVKVADFGMARDVLEKEYYSVQDHRKAKLPVKWMAIESLQTQKFTTKSDVWSFGVLMWEMLTRGASPYPEVDPYDVTHYLLKGRRLPQPQYCPDPLFAIMLQCWDPDPERRPTFSTLVSAVMSILSSLEGEHYISLKVTYVNLDQPRPYPALTDSADEYDSSDADDAGSISS, encoded by the exons ATGGTCCATTGGGCCACTCATCTGGTGACATGTGTCTGGATACAGGCTCTAATGTCTTCTGCATTAGACACTTGTCCCCCGACGGCTCCCATCGCAGTGGACTTCTCGGTGCTGTACCCCATGCCTTACTTTCAGACCCGCAACCCCATCCAGAACATAGTTACCAACTCCCACTTCCAAGAGATCTATGTGGCCTCTAAGAACATCATTGAAGCAGTGAATATCACTCTAGGTAAACTTTGGGAACTCCGTACAGGACCCGTGGGCAGTCCGGAGTGTGAGATATGTGATTTGTGTGATATCGCAAGAGATCCCTTTCATGAGGACACAGACAATGAGGTGTTGCTCCTAGACACGTTCTTGATGTACTTGTACTCATGTGGAAGCTCCCAGTATGGAGTTTGCTATTTCCATCAGCTCAGTGAAAATGGAAATTCTCCTGGGCCTTCAAAGTGTTTATTCCGGAAGAAGTTCAACTCTCCGCAGTTCTGTCCGGATTGCATTGCGAGTCCTTTGGGAACGAAAGTCTCCATGGTGGAAGAAGGCCAGACGGTGTACTTCTTTGTCGCCGCAACAGTGAACAACAGCGTGACGCAAAAATACGGTCGCATGTCCATTTCCGTACGCCGTCCTGTTGCAACTGAGGATGGGTTTTACACCGACGTCAGAGGGTTGACGGTGTTGCCTGCTCTACGGCAGACGTACAGCATTGAGTATACCTACAGCTTCTACACGCAGGACTTTGTCTACTTCTTATCTGTCCAACGAGAGAAAACCGACTTGGACTCTTCACCCTTTCAGACAAGGCTAGGCCGTCTGCCACGCCATGAGTGGGAGATGCGACGCTACCGTGAGATTGTTTTAGAATGTCGCTTTGAGCCCAAAAGGCGAAGGAGAAGCAATGGGAGCGAACCTTTCAAAGATGTGGTCTACAACGTGGTTCAAGCGGCCCACTTTGGCAAAGCCGGACGGGAGCTCGCTGATGAGCTGGGTGCTGAAGAAGAGGATGATATCTTATATGGTGTGTTTGCTGTGACCGATGACTCAGGCGTTCCTGAACACGATTCAGCACTTTGTGCATTTCCGATGGATACGGTAAACACAGCAATCGACGATGGAGTTGAGGACTGTTGCAAGTCAGGACCAGAACAGCTTTCCAGAGGCCTTTGCCACTTTCAGCCCTGTGAGAGCTGCCCACATGAG AGCATGGAGCACAATATGACCTGCAGGGATCAACCCACTCTGGTGTCTCAGCCGTACTACAGAGTCGACCTCTTCAACAGACAGATGAGAGGCGTTCTCCTCACCTCACTGCTGGTCACCAGCATCGAGAACAAGACAGTGGCTCATATAGGCACATCAGACGGGAGACTGCTGCAG CTTGTCCTGAGAAGGTCCAGCCCTGTTATCTTTGCTAATTACTCACTTGTAGAGAACCAGAAGGTGTCGTCTACTGCAGCAGTTCTCTCCACGGACCATTTACTGTTTGTAGTTGGAGATAAG ATGATTCAAGTGCCTCAGAGGGGTCCGGGTTGTCGGCACTTCCTCACGTGTGCCATGTGCCTGATCGCACCGAAGTTCATGGGATGTGGCTGGTGCTCAGGTCAGTGCACTTGGGCTTCTGAGTGCAGGACACACTGGGGAAATGAGTCATGTCCACCTGTCATCACAGAG TTTTTCCCCAAAACAGCACCCCCTGATGGTCAGAGTGAGATGACTCTGTGTGGATGGGAGTTCCAGTCGCCGCTGAGACCCGCTATCACAACCAGAACCCATGAGGTAAAGCTGGGAGAAACCACCTGTGTAGTCCAGCCTCACAAAAGCAACAGCACACA CTTGTTGTGCAAGATCCGTTCTGGGGCAGCAGAGCCACTTTTTAAAACAGTGAACGTCACAGCTAAAGTGCATGAGGGCCGAGTGGAGGGCCGATATTCCATTGAAGGAAGTGCTGAGATGCCTGGATTCACCTTTGTG GTCCCAAACATCACTGAAGTCCAGCCTGACTATGGGCCTGTGAATGGAGGAACCCTCATCACCATTACAGGTCCTTATCTGGACTCTGGGAAGAACAGGAAAGTTACGCTTGATGGGGAAACATGTCCAATCCAAAG TGTATCTGTGGTAAGAGGAAACCTGTCCTCCATTGTATGTCTCTCCCAGCCTGTGACGGAGGTGAAAGACGTGGTGCTCCGTGTCTACATCGATAAGTCCCGTGTGGTGACCACTAAAGTCTTCCGCTACAAGAAGACCCCTGAGATTCTTGCCGTGCTGCCCGACTGCAGCTTTGACAG TGGGTCAAGAATCATCATTGAAGGCCGAAATCTGGACTCAGTCTACAGAACTGTCGTCTACTTTAAACCCAAAGAAAGCCACCTGAAACCTGTTTCCACT GAATGCAGAGGTAAAGCCAAACCCACCCAAATGGAGTGCATCACCCCGGTCTTCCATCGAGATGAGACAGAAGAGGGCGAGCTTTCATTTGACATGGATGGGGTGCTCGGCCTATGGAAACAGGACTTCTCCTACCACCCCTATGGCAGACCCATCCCGTTTGAGACTGAAGGTCACATCCTGAGACTCTACCCTGGGTTTGATGAAGTGTCCCTACAT CACCAGAAGTTGAACCTTGTGAGTTCCTGCATGTCAATCACGATGACGGTTGGAGATGTTGACTGTGGTGCTAAAGTTTTAGATAATGAGATTACATGCAGGATCCCTAATAATCTCACCATTCCCAGTGAGGGTTTACCTGTGAAG GTCACAGTTAATGGGTACACACATAATGTTGGCACCGTAATCTTGGTCAGTAACCACTATATGGTGGGTATTGTGCTTGGCATATTGGCAGCTCTGGTCACAGGTGCAGTTATGGCCTTTATTGTGCTGAAACACCTGAGGAAACAGAAAAAAG CTTCGCAGGCAGAAAATCGTCTGTCTTATTTTTCCCATAGTCATTCTCGTAATAACAGTGTGGATTTATGTCCCATAGGAGACTACAGACGTG AACTGCCTCTCACAAACATCACTGCGCCTACTGGGGCCGTGGCGTTTCCCGGCCTGGCTTACACAGGCACCCTGGACACATCCCTGACCCCTCTCATGCCCCCAGAGAAAATCTCCATCACCAGTTTCCGCCCTGAACTGCTGGAAGAGGTGAAGGATGTGCTGATCCCAGCATCCATGCTCAAGGTTCACCACCACCAGATCATCGGAAAAG gaCACTTTGGGACAGTTTACCATGGTTACCTCACTGACCACAACAACAGAGAAATCCACTGTGCTGTGAAATCTCTTAACA GAATAACAGATGTGGAAGAGGTGGAGCAGTTTCTGAAAGAGGGCATTCTGATGAAGGGATTTCATCACAGTAATGTTCTGTCTCTGCTGGGAATCCTACTTCCCGAAGAGGGACTTCCCTTGGTGGTCTTACCTTACATGAAACACGGAGACTTGCGCCACTTCATCCGCTGTGAGAAAAGG AATCCAACAGTTAAGGATTTGATTGGCTTTGGGCTCCAAGTTGCTAAAGGAATGGAATATCTGGCACAAAAGAAGTTTGTACACCGGGATCTGGCAGCACGTAATTGCAT GCTTGATGAATCCTACACCGTAAAGGTGGCAGACTTTGGAATGGCTCGAGATGTGTTGGAGAAGGAGTACTACAGCGTCCAGGACCACAGGAAAGCCAAATTACCTGTCAAATGGATGGCAATTGAGAGCCTGCAGACGCAGAAATTCACGACTAAGTCAGATGTT TGGTCTTTTGGGGTTTTAATGTGGGAGATGCTTACACGAGGAGCCAGTCCATACCCTGAAGTTGACCCATATGATGTCACACATTACCTCCTAAAGGGACGACGGCTGCCTCAGCCACAATATTGTCCAGATCCATT
- the LOC127173340 gene encoding ly6/PLAUR domain-containing protein 8 — translation MALQIISVLLFTVFFSEALTLMCYNCITPVPPGTCTQNVNCTSQSAKCSSVTTYNPNVTSVTSCNTLCDNWSVNVGQIRMTSQCCESDYCNNVTQDLTSNTMMCYSCNGKTYSDILPCKGDERQCITVTAELFGNGTTTTLKGCASKNICDNTGLLKLKMPDVKNVSCCDQKLCNSAQSLTQGAVLLLVPMLPVLFSI, via the exons ATGGCACTGCAAATCATCTCTGTGCTtctttttactgtgtttttctcTGAAG CTCTGACACTGATGTGTTACAACTGTATCACACCAGTTCCACCTGGAACatgcacacaaaatgtaaacTGTACTTCTCAGAGTGCAAAGTGCAGCTCCGTTACCACATATA ATCCCAATGTAACTAGCGTTACGAGTTGCAATACCTTGTGTGATAATTGGAGCGTAAATGTTGGACAGATCAGAATGACCTCCCAATGCTGTGAATCAGATTACTGCAACAATGTTACACAAG ACTTAACCAGTAACACAATGATGTGTTACTCCTGCAATGGAAAAACCTACTCAGACATTCTGCCTTGTAAAGGTGATGAGAGACAGTGCATCACTGTAACAG CTGAATTATTCGGCAACGGCACCACCACCACTTTAAAAGGATGTGCTAGCAAAAACATCTGTGATAACACCGGACTTTTGAAACTAAAAATGCCAGATGTCAAGAATGTTTCATGTTGTGATCAAAAACTGTGTAACAGTGCCCAGAGTCTGACTCAGGGAGCTGTGCTGCTGCTGGTACCAATGCTTCCTGTCCTTTTTTCTATCTGA